The Sorangiineae bacterium MSr11367 genome window below encodes:
- a CDS encoding ROK family transcriptional regulator, with protein MMAIKAGEQGWGVGPVRHGTMRDRNLALVLDQIVRHQRITRARLAEMTGFTKTTVSNLLAVLVDAGLVREGGILYEGERRGRPGTAVSVHGAGAAGLGLEINVDYLAACVVDLARRVRYRHVVAADHRGRPPEAVVESLARLAEEALGSASHQGLSVAGATVALPGLLDRERGFLRRAPNLGWSDVPVQKLLQEGLPELRLAVEYDNEANLAALGELWFGAGAQLGDFVHVSGEIGIGAGIVVGGNVFRGAHGFAGELGHIVVEPGGARCGCGARGCLEQMAGQEAILRAAGLDAVAVTSAASAGGSIAALVDRLAKGDDRARSAVRRAGKALGATLAAVVNLFDPDAIVLGGIFSPLAPWAKPSIEKALAKGAGTLRDVLPPLVVSELAGGAAVLGAAGSVASRVTADPALLLEE; from the coding sequence ATGATGGCGATCAAGGCCGGCGAGCAAGGATGGGGCGTTGGCCCCGTGCGTCATGGGACCATGCGCGACCGCAACCTTGCGCTCGTGCTGGACCAGATCGTGCGTCATCAACGCATCACCCGCGCCCGGCTGGCCGAGATGACGGGATTCACCAAAACCACCGTCTCGAACCTGTTGGCGGTGCTGGTGGATGCGGGGCTCGTTCGCGAAGGCGGCATCTTGTACGAGGGAGAGCGCCGCGGGCGGCCGGGAACGGCCGTCTCCGTTCACGGGGCAGGTGCCGCCGGGCTCGGTCTCGAGATCAACGTCGACTACCTCGCGGCGTGCGTGGTCGATCTCGCGCGGCGCGTGCGCTACCGGCACGTGGTCGCGGCGGATCACCGCGGCCGCCCCCCCGAAGCGGTGGTGGAATCGCTGGCGAGGCTCGCGGAAGAGGCCCTCGGCTCGGCGTCGCACCAAGGGCTCTCGGTGGCCGGGGCCACGGTCGCCTTACCGGGCCTGCTCGATCGCGAACGCGGGTTTTTGCGCCGTGCGCCCAACCTGGGATGGAGCGACGTTCCGGTGCAAAAGCTTCTTCAGGAAGGCTTGCCCGAGCTTCGGCTCGCGGTCGAATACGACAACGAGGCCAACCTTGCGGCGTTGGGGGAGCTCTGGTTTGGCGCGGGTGCCCAGCTCGGGGACTTCGTGCACGTGTCGGGCGAGATCGGCATTGGCGCCGGCATCGTGGTCGGCGGAAACGTCTTCCGCGGGGCGCACGGATTCGCTGGCGAACTCGGTCACATCGTGGTGGAGCCGGGCGGGGCGCGGTGCGGGTGCGGCGCACGCGGTTGCCTGGAGCAGATGGCGGGGCAGGAGGCCATCTTGCGCGCGGCGGGGCTCGATGCCGTGGCGGTCACGTCGGCGGCGAGCGCGGGTGGGTCGATTGCGGCGTTGGTCGATCGGCTCGCGAAGGGGGACGATCGCGCGCGAAGCGCCGTGCGGAGGGCAGGCAAGGCGCTGGGCGCGACGCTCGCGGCGGTGGTCAATCTGTTCGATCCCGACGCCATCGTGCTCGGCGGCATCTTTTCCCCGCTGGCACCATGGGCCAAGCCGTCGATCGAGAAAGCGCTCGCGAAGGGGGCGGGCACCTTGCGCGATGTGCTGCCGCCGCTGGTCGTCTCGGAGCTCGCGGGGGGCGCGGCCGTGCTGGGCGCCGCGGGAAGCGTCGCCTCCCGCGTCACGGCCGATCCCGCGTTGCTGCTGGAGGAATAG
- a CDS encoding right-handed parallel beta-helix repeat-containing protein, with protein MRVRFGLCIAAVGTSMAGGAHAATFSVTTTGDAGAGSLRDAITQANAAAGPHTINLTATGAISLATALPNIAQATKIVGPGAANLSVRGKTGGRFTVFVVAAAVEISGVTIAGGDGDRAGGIEVRSGSLSLSDSVLADNAADMGSAIYASAPLTITRTNISGNKGGNAAIYALNTATITDSVISDNATTAIVFPPAARVLTIDRCTLSGNNGARGVGGLQLQGGTAVVTNSTFSGNIGRLGGDFWTYSDGVTFQLLNVTAIGGSAPSVLADHAATFSLRNTILSGTGDRCRVARMNITTKGHNLSSDATCQLADATDKPSTAPMAGDLADNGGLTKTHALLAGSPAINAGDNASLPATDQRGRARISGAAVDIGAYEVQEDVDAGTDADAGTGTDTDAGTDAGSDAGLDASFDAGPRDAGADAGGGGGDDGCDMAPGRGGGGTGAAASALVLGFLFARRRRVTGWRS; from the coding sequence ATGCGCGTACGTTTCGGACTTTGCATCGCGGCGGTTGGGACGTCGATGGCCGGTGGTGCTCACGCGGCCACGTTTTCGGTGACGACGACGGGGGATGCGGGGGCGGGCTCGTTGCGCGATGCGATCACGCAAGCGAATGCGGCGGCAGGGCCGCACACGATCAACTTGACGGCGACGGGCGCGATCAGCCTGGCGACCGCATTGCCGAACATCGCTCAGGCGACGAAAATCGTCGGGCCGGGGGCGGCGAATCTGTCGGTGCGAGGAAAGACCGGCGGGCGCTTTACGGTTTTCGTCGTCGCGGCGGCGGTCGAGATCTCCGGTGTGACGATTGCCGGTGGTGACGGCGACCGCGCCGGTGGCATCGAGGTTCGCTCCGGCTCGTTGAGCCTCTCCGACAGCGTTCTCGCGGACAACGCGGCCGACATGGGCTCGGCCATTTACGCAAGTGCACCGCTGACCATCACGCGGACGAATATTTCGGGGAACAAGGGCGGGAACGCCGCCATCTATGCCCTCAACACGGCCACGATCACCGACAGCGTCATCTCCGACAACGCGACGACGGCCATCGTATTTCCGCCCGCGGCGCGCGTGCTCACCATCGACCGGTGCACTCTATCGGGCAACAACGGCGCACGAGGCGTGGGCGGCCTGCAGCTTCAAGGCGGTACGGCGGTCGTCACCAACTCGACCTTCTCGGGCAACATCGGTCGTCTGGGCGGTGACTTTTGGACCTATAGCGATGGAGTCACCTTCCAGCTTCTCAATGTGACGGCCATCGGTGGCTCCGCGCCATCGGTCCTGGCGGATCATGCTGCGACCTTCTCGCTGCGCAACACGATCCTCTCCGGCACGGGCGATCGCTGCCGGGTCGCGCGGATGAACATCACCACGAAGGGGCATAACCTTTCCAGTGATGCCACGTGCCAGTTGGCCGACGCCACCGACAAGCCGAGCACGGCGCCCATGGCGGGCGACCTCGCGGACAACGGCGGATTGACCAAGACGCATGCGCTTCTCGCCGGCAGCCCGGCAATCAACGCGGGTGACAACGCCTCATTGCCGGCCACGGATCAACGGGGGCGAGCGCGCATCTCCGGTGCCGCGGTCGACATCGGCGCGTACGAGGTGCAGGAGGACGTCGATGCGGGCACGGACGCTGACGCGGGCACGGGCACCGATACCGATGCGGGCACGGACGCTGGTAGCGATGCGGGGCTCGATGCCTCCTTCGACGCCGGGCCCCGTGACGCGGGCGCCGATGCGGGCGGTGGCGGTGGCGATGACGGTTGCGACATGGCCCCTGGCCGGGGCGGAGGCGGCACGGGTGCGGCCGCATCCGCCCTGGTGCTGGGGTTTCTCTTCGCGCGGCGCCGTCGCGTTACGGGTTGGCGATCGTGA
- a CDS encoding pectinacetylesterase family protein — protein MVTSALGLGACLALAACSSDDAPQETAAQENVPSAVAAASPIQAPARTWTWVDFPGARCRDGSGTGIGVNWVPGSKKVLIYLDSGGACFSKWSCDNNRANGGPRSGNDGIFNRGNSANPFADYNQVFVPYCTGDWHAGNRPQGNVPGVGPQQFVGYTNLDLFLDRIIATFPDASQVVLTGSSAGGLGAFYNASHVARRFGNVPMVAIPDSGPPTPTRTAPACFQDLMRQLWNLDATVLADCGGDCPKKSDFLVDLTMHYARGANHRTGIVNAYDDAVDIEWYNMGGQACSPPAARFSTADWEASLRDLRQTGGGARNRFATYYVPSTGHVWLVGGQFFSTSVGGTRMTDWTRDLLNGTFRDVGP, from the coding sequence ATGGTCACCTCGGCTCTGGGTTTGGGCGCGTGCCTCGCGCTCGCGGCCTGCAGCAGCGACGACGCACCGCAGGAAACCGCGGCGCAGGAAAACGTCCCCTCGGCTGTGGCCGCGGCAAGTCCAATTCAAGCGCCCGCGCGCACGTGGACGTGGGTCGACTTCCCCGGCGCGCGTTGCCGCGACGGCTCCGGCACCGGTATCGGCGTCAACTGGGTCCCCGGGTCGAAGAAGGTGCTCATCTACCTCGACTCGGGCGGCGCCTGCTTCAGCAAGTGGAGCTGCGACAACAACCGCGCCAACGGTGGGCCTCGTTCGGGCAACGATGGCATCTTCAACCGCGGCAATTCGGCGAATCCATTTGCAGACTACAACCAAGTGTTCGTGCCTTATTGCACCGGAGATTGGCACGCGGGCAACAGGCCCCAGGGCAACGTACCCGGCGTCGGCCCGCAGCAGTTCGTCGGGTACACGAACCTGGATCTCTTCCTCGATCGCATCATCGCCACGTTTCCCGATGCATCGCAGGTCGTTCTCACCGGCTCGAGCGCCGGCGGCCTCGGTGCCTTCTACAATGCGTCGCACGTCGCGCGCCGCTTCGGCAACGTGCCCATGGTCGCCATTCCCGATTCGGGCCCGCCCACCCCCACGCGAACGGCCCCCGCGTGCTTCCAGGATCTCATGCGGCAGCTCTGGAACCTGGATGCGACCGTGCTCGCCGACTGCGGCGGCGACTGCCCGAAGAAGAGCGACTTCCTCGTCGACCTCACGATGCACTACGCACGCGGTGCGAACCATCGCACGGGCATCGTCAACGCGTACGACGACGCCGTGGACATCGAGTGGTACAACATGGGCGGCCAGGCCTGCTCACCGCCCGCGGCGCGCTTCTCCACCGCCGACTGGGAAGCATCGCTCCGCGATCTGCGGCAGACCGGCGGGGGCGCCCGGAACCGCTTCGCCACGTACTACGTGCCCTCCACCGGCCACGTGTGGCTCGTGGGCGGCCAGTTTTTCTCCACCTCCGTCGGCGGCACGCGCATGACGGATTGGACGCGAGATCTTCTGAACGGCACGTTCCGCGACGTCGGACCGTAG